One Pararge aegeria chromosome 4, ilParAegt1.1, whole genome shotgun sequence DNA segment encodes these proteins:
- the LOC120637669 gene encoding dual specificity protein kinase Ttk encodes MNGNMEATSNSIKFAPMPMSALLANLMPLQAQPDTPDSSFTTDDSDDSFREIATSKTPVLKKNKSSTPQYKTTKTIKTFTSERKTTMNYHNKENCSVNKNSQQILFTKDRDVLSNSQKHTPAYSKDRDIISNVQKQMTPANPNSELKKRNVLMPQQNNSQLPVKQSNNSVQKRTPETVKAPNSNAKLKTGTPKIKSGIRKFTPGSGRHSQKKTPLPTVQQNREKVRCELFRQNQQKEDKPILDPILASNPVPVPETPSNRPVPSSYPATPSYPQGIPVNIPNNSKVLFKTTSIKDKKYMYIKKLGTGGSSEVYKVLEVGTSCEYAVKCVYLATDQELVQGYVNEVRLLRDLQNSDRVIRLYDYEYDRQYQILRLVLEVGETDLSSFMRARGAGLPPALVLHYWEEMLHAVHYIHEHGVIHADLKPANFLLVCGRLKLIDFGIASAVSGDATSVVRAQAAGTYSYISPEALVGGAGGYGSSANIKISYRSDVWSLGCILYSMVYGRTPFAHIPNLAKLTAILDPNHRIDYQPVDHLPASLVASMKWCLTYNARSRPSVRELLAVKHLQPPRATLPQPLLDRLRSHVSPEEFRLLQQAQI; translated from the exons atgaacGGGAATATGGAAGCCACGTCAAATAGCATTAAGTTTGCGCCCATGCCTATGTCGGCATTGCTGGCTAATTTGATGCCTTTACAAGCCCAGCCGGATACTCCGGATTCGAGTTTCACAACTGACGATAGCGATGATTCCTTCAGAGAAATAGCTACATCGAAAACCCCTGTACTAAAGAAAAACAAGTCTTCAACACCGCaatataaaactacaaaaaccatAAAAACTTTTACCTCTGAAAGAAAAACAACTATGAATTAccataataaagaaaattgtaGCGTAAATAAGAATTCGcaacagattttatttactaaagatAGAGATGTTTTATCAAACTCACAAAAACATACACCTGCATATTCAAAAGATCGAGACATTATATCAAACGTACAAAAGCAGATGACACCTGCAAATCCAAATTCGGAACTAAAAAAACGCAATGTGCTAATGCCACAACAAAATAACTCCCAACTGCCTGTTAAACAAAGCAATAATTCAGTGCAAAAAAGAACTCCAGAGACGGTCAAAGCACCAAACAGTAATGCAAAGTTGAAAACAGGTACGCCTAAAATAAAATCCGGTATACGGAAGTTTACACCTGGTTCTGGAAGACATAGTCAGAAGAAAACACCTTTGCCAACTGTACAACAGAATAGAGAAAAAGTTAGATGCGAATTGTTCAGACAAAATCAGCAAAAAGAAGATAAACCAATATTAGACCCCATACTCGCCTCAAACCCTGTGCCAGTTCCTGAGACGCCGTCAAACAGGCCTGTGCCTTCTTCATACCCAGCCACTCCGTCTTATCCTCAGGGCATACCAGTGAATATACCAAACAACTctaaagtgttatttaaaactactagcataaaagataaaaaatacatgtacATTAAAAAACTGGGGACTGGTGGCTCCAGTGAAGTTTATAAG gTCCTAGAAGTGGGGACGTCGTGTGAGTATGCAGTGAAGTGTGTTTACCTTGCCACTGACCAGGAGTTAGTGCAGGGCTACGTCAATGAAGTGAGACTTTTGAGAGACCTGCAAAACTCTGACCGTGTTATACGCCTTTATGATTA TGAATACGATCGTCAGTACCAAATACTACGCCTGGTTCTGGAGGTGGGGGAGACGGACCTGTCGTCGTTCATGCGCGCGCGAGGAGCCGGCCTGCCGCCCGCGCTCGTGCTACACTATTGGGAGGAGATGTTGCACGCTGTCCACTATATACACGAACACG GCGTCATCCACGCGGACCTGAAGCCGGCCAACTTCCTGCTGGTGTGCGGGCGACTGAAGCTCATCGACTTCGGCATCGCGTCGGCCGTCAGCGGCGACGCCACCAGCGTGGTGCGCGCGCAGGCCGCCGGCACCTACTCCTACATCAGCCCCGAGGCGCTGGTGGGCGGCGCGGGCGGCTACGGCAGTAGCGCCAACATCAAG ATCTCGTATCGATCGGACGTGTGGTCACTGGGCTGCATCCTATACAGCATGGTGTATGGCCGCACGCCGTTCGCACACATCCCGAACCTCGCGAAGCTTACCGCCATACTCGACCCCAACCACCGTATCGACTACCAGCCCGTTGACC ATTTGCCGGCGTCTCTAGTTGCGTCAATGAAGTGGTGTCTGACGTACAACGCGCGGTCCCGTCCGTCGGTACGCGAGCTACTGGCCGTCAAACATCTACAGCCGCCCAGAGCGACGCTTCCGCAGCCATTACTAGACCGGCTGAGGTCGCACGTGTCTCCCGAGGAGTTCAGATTGTTGCAGCAGGCACAGATATAG